The Geoglobus acetivorans genome window below encodes:
- a CDS encoding radical SAM protein — MIGLSKMVGGEITVSERLTYGSREKIPKKLVEASKKPIPVTVWNTTARCNLKCVHCYADAGAKKKGELTTDEANEFIDDLAEMKVPVLLLSGGEPLMREDIFELIEYAKSKGLYVSLSTNGTLINDVVAERLAELKVDYVGISIDGLPDTNDRFRGLKGAFDNALNGILNAKEAGLLTGIRFTVTKLNLKEVPEVIDILVEHEIPRFCLYHLVPSGRADFEIDIDFKERRNLMEWLFEKAIELRDSKEKTELLTTDNPADGVFFYLKLKEMDESLAEDALRFLRYRGGDSSGFRIADVDMFGNVHPNQFWFDHTVGNIRERRFSDIWLNPEDDLLIKLRKKTEYIRGKKCGGCKFKSVCGGFRLRAMRFGDLWGDDPSCYLYEEEIGLA, encoded by the coding sequence ATGATCGGTCTGAGCAAGATGGTTGGTGGAGAAATCACTGTCTCGGAAAGGCTTACGTATGGTAGCAGAGAAAAGATTCCAAAAAAACTCGTTGAGGCCAGCAAGAAGCCCATTCCGGTTACCGTATGGAACACCACAGCAAGGTGCAACCTCAAGTGCGTTCACTGCTACGCCGATGCTGGAGCGAAGAAAAAAGGAGAGCTTACAACAGATGAGGCAAATGAATTCATCGATGATCTGGCAGAAATGAAGGTCCCGGTTTTGCTTCTCAGCGGTGGAGAACCGCTGATGAGGGAAGACATCTTCGAGCTGATAGAGTATGCCAAATCAAAGGGCCTTTACGTATCCCTATCAACAAACGGAACGCTCATTAACGATGTTGTTGCTGAAAGGCTTGCCGAACTGAAGGTGGATTACGTTGGGATAAGCATAGACGGCCTTCCAGACACAAACGACAGATTCAGGGGGTTAAAGGGTGCATTTGACAATGCTCTTAACGGAATCCTGAACGCAAAGGAGGCGGGGCTTCTCACAGGAATAAGGTTTACCGTTACCAAACTGAACCTCAAGGAGGTTCCAGAGGTAATAGACATCCTGGTGGAGCATGAAATTCCAAGATTCTGCCTGTATCATCTTGTCCCCTCTGGAAGGGCGGACTTCGAGATAGACATTGATTTCAAAGAGAGAAGAAACCTCATGGAGTGGTTATTCGAGAAAGCAATAGAGTTGAGGGATTCTAAGGAAAAAACAGAGCTTTTGACAACAGATAACCCGGCAGATGGTGTATTCTTCTACCTGAAGCTGAAGGAAATGGACGAGAGTCTTGCCGAGGACGCACTCAGATTCCTGAGATACAGAGGAGGGGATAGCTCTGGATTCAGGATAGCTGACGTTGATATGTTCGGAAACGTGCATCCAAACCAGTTCTGGTTCGACCATACGGTGGGAAACATCAGAGAGAGGAGGTTCAGTGATATCTGGCTTAACCCCGAAGATGATCTGCTCATAAAGCTCAGAAAGAAGACGGAATACATCAGAGGAAAGAAATGTGGAGGCTGTAAATTCAAGAGCGTATGCGGAGGTTTCAGGCTGAGAGCCATGAGGTTCGGGGACCTGTGGGGAGATGATCCGAGCTGCTACCTGTACGAGGAAGAGATAGGGTTAGCTTAA
- a CDS encoding heterodisulfide reductase-related iron-sulfur binding cluster: MPRHREHTESVSVWTLRCAKCGRCIVDCPTYLATKWEHLSPRGRIILSFHAENDSELIKSAFSCLTCAMCEVVCPSGVEVTNLLETARKRFVEIGAVPERLSEFFRKMDRSGNPYGIDVETYDPSGEVDILYYPGCTSLLREREIFESSVKILERIGVRFAIEFKYCCGSTTLRTGGSEKFARRNFERLREIVEKTGAKRIIVSCPGCYRTIARDYRKFGEIGAEVQHMVEFLAENANKLGLRKENIRIAFHDSCHLARHMKVVEEPRVVLGKIGMLVEAEQHGLSSFCCGGGGGVKLSYRDISRAVRDMRVAQLEKTGAEVVVTSCPYCYRNLKNSSGGLNIKDITIFIAERLKE, translated from the coding sequence GTGCCTCGACACCGGGAACATACTGAATCCGTAAGCGTCTGGACTTTGAGGTGTGCAAAGTGCGGGAGGTGCATTGTTGACTGCCCCACATACCTCGCAACAAAGTGGGAGCATCTGAGTCCCAGAGGGAGAATAATCCTTTCATTCCACGCTGAAAACGATTCTGAGCTGATAAAATCGGCGTTCAGCTGCCTGACATGTGCGATGTGCGAGGTTGTCTGCCCATCAGGTGTGGAGGTTACAAACCTGCTTGAAACAGCAAGAAAGAGATTCGTTGAAATCGGTGCTGTGCCTGAGAGACTGTCTGAGTTTTTCAGAAAAATGGACAGATCGGGAAATCCCTATGGAATTGACGTTGAAACCTACGACCCTTCCGGGGAAGTCGATATACTGTACTATCCGGGATGCACGTCCCTCCTGAGAGAGCGTGAAATTTTCGAAAGCAGCGTGAAAATTCTAGAAAGAATTGGTGTGAGATTTGCAATAGAGTTCAAATACTGCTGCGGATCCACAACTCTGAGAACGGGAGGGAGCGAAAAATTTGCAAGAAGAAACTTTGAAAGATTGCGAGAAATTGTTGAAAAAACAGGAGCAAAGAGGATAATTGTATCGTGTCCGGGTTGTTACAGAACGATTGCAAGGGATTATCGAAAGTTCGGCGAAATTGGTGCAGAAGTCCAGCACATGGTTGAATTTCTCGCAGAGAATGCCAACAAACTTGGTTTGAGGAAAGAGAACATCAGGATTGCCTTTCACGATTCCTGTCATCTCGCCAGACACATGAAAGTGGTTGAAGAGCCGAGGGTTGTGCTCGGAAAGATTGGGATGCTGGTGGAAGCCGAACAGCACGGTTTGAGTTCGTTCTGCTGTGGAGGTGGAGGGGGTGTTAAGCTCTCGTACAGAGACATTTCAAGAGCTGTCAGGGACATGAGGGTTGCCCAGCTCGAAAAAACTGGTGCAGAGGTTGTCGTAACCTCCTGCCCTTACTGCTACAGAAACCTGAAAAACAGTAGTGGAGGATTAAATATAAAAGATATCACCATATTCATTGCCGAGAGGTTGAAAGAATGA
- a CDS encoding FAD-binding protein, which translates to MPETKLEEKLISIFGQDDVLFGTAALKAYSTDASPFTGNALAVVRPESQSEISDLLKLAARHSIPVTPRGSGTGTSGGAVPSNSIVVDMKKMDRIEIYEEDMVAYVQAGAIIHDLKKELEKHGLFLPPEPGSVRIATIGGFVANNGGGKRGLKYGSIRNFVTGVEAVLPDGETINTGSRTHRNPECAAGIFAGSEGRFGIITGIYLKTLPLPECRHTALVRVSELSELPVILKRILKLLPDAVEFIDRRCVELLDLGAEELIAVEFFTSESEMDKLGIRYEKLEGREERKFWEMRETLGVEIAKKGTRIYAAEDFAVPFSKLAGFISAVYSLEERYSAEVYIYGHLDTANIHPAIVSNDFSSSLMFAEELYSIAEKFEATIGEHGAGRRWDVKENDLYRRLKRCLDTGNILNP; encoded by the coding sequence GTGCCAGAGACCAAGCTTGAAGAAAAGCTGATAAGCATATTTGGTCAGGATGATGTCCTGTTCGGCACTGCAGCCCTCAAGGCATATTCTACAGACGCAAGTCCTTTTACAGGCAATGCTCTGGCAGTTGTAAGGCCAGAAAGCCAGTCTGAGATATCCGACCTTTTGAAACTGGCAGCTCGCCACTCAATTCCGGTAACACCGAGAGGTAGCGGGACCGGTACTTCAGGTGGAGCGGTTCCCTCGAATTCGATTGTAGTGGACATGAAGAAAATGGACAGAATCGAAATTTACGAGGAAGACATGGTCGCATACGTTCAGGCTGGAGCGATCATCCACGATCTGAAAAAGGAGCTTGAAAAGCACGGCCTATTTCTTCCCCCAGAGCCGGGGAGTGTCAGAATCGCAACTATCGGGGGTTTTGTGGCCAACAACGGTGGAGGGAAAAGGGGACTGAAGTATGGCTCAATAAGAAATTTCGTTACGGGAGTTGAAGCGGTGCTGCCGGACGGTGAGACCATCAACACTGGCTCCAGAACACACAGAAATCCGGAATGCGCTGCCGGCATATTTGCAGGAAGTGAGGGTAGATTCGGGATAATTACTGGCATATACCTGAAGACCCTGCCACTTCCAGAGTGCAGACATACTGCGCTTGTGAGGGTATCGGAACTCTCAGAATTGCCTGTCATTCTGAAAAGGATTTTAAAACTGTTGCCTGACGCCGTGGAGTTCATTGACCGCCGATGTGTCGAATTGCTGGACCTGGGGGCAGAGGAACTTATAGCCGTTGAGTTCTTCACGTCCGAATCAGAGATGGATAAACTGGGTATAAGGTATGAAAAGCTTGAGGGCAGAGAGGAACGGAAATTCTGGGAAATGAGAGAGACTCTCGGTGTCGAGATAGCAAAAAAGGGAACGAGAATATATGCCGCAGAGGATTTTGCTGTTCCGTTTTCAAAACTGGCCGGGTTCATCAGTGCAGTGTACTCTCTTGAAGAAAGGTACAGCGCTGAAGTTTACATCTACGGCCATCTCGATACGGCAAACATCCACCCCGCAATAGTCTCGAACGACTTCAGCAGCTCTCTTATGTTCGCTGAAGAACTGTACAGCATTGCAGAGAAATTTGAAGCTACAATTGGAGAGCATGGGGCTGGCAGGAGGTGGGATGTTAAGGAAAATGATCTTTACAGGAGGTTGAAAAGGTGCCTCGACACCGGGAACATACTGAATCCGTAA
- a CDS encoding transcription initiation factor IIB: MVEVERVREKEIERKEREKELERREVEREETIEVCPECGSPRLIRDYRRGEFLCQDCGYVIEETFIDSGPEWRAFDSEQKEKRARVGAPITYTIHDKGLTTIIDWANKDYYGKAISVRNRAQLFRLRKWQRRIRISNATERNLAFALSELDRLASALGLPKSVREIASVIYRKAVEKNLVRGRSIEGVVAAALYAACRQAGVPRTLDEIAAYSRVDRKEVGRTYRFIARELGLKLMPTSPADYIPRFCTALGLSGEVQKKAIEIIKKAEEKELTSGRGPTGVAAAAIYIASILSGERRTQREVAEVAGVTEVTIRNRYKELAEKLGIEIIL; the protein is encoded by the coding sequence ATGGTAGAGGTAGAAAGGGTAAGGGAAAAGGAAATCGAAAGGAAGGAAAGAGAAAAGGAACTGGAAAGAAGGGAAGTAGAAAGAGAAGAAACAATTGAGGTCTGTCCCGAGTGTGGAAGCCCACGGCTCATCAGGGATTACAGAAGAGGTGAATTCCTCTGTCAGGATTGTGGTTATGTCATTGAAGAGACGTTTATCGATTCCGGTCCAGAGTGGAGGGCTTTCGACAGTGAGCAGAAGGAGAAGAGGGCAAGAGTTGGAGCGCCCATCACATACACCATACACGACAAGGGTCTCACTACGATAATAGACTGGGCGAACAAGGATTATTACGGCAAGGCCATTTCGGTCAGAAACAGGGCTCAGCTCTTCAGGCTGAGAAAATGGCAGAGAAGAATAAGGATAAGTAACGCTACCGAGAGAAACCTTGCCTTCGCTCTTTCAGAGCTTGACAGGCTTGCATCAGCTCTCGGTCTGCCGAAGAGTGTCAGAGAAATTGCATCCGTCATCTACAGAAAGGCGGTGGAGAAGAACCTTGTAAGGGGCAGGAGTATAGAAGGTGTGGTTGCCGCTGCGCTCTATGCAGCATGCAGACAGGCTGGCGTTCCGAGAACCCTTGATGAGATAGCCGCATACTCAAGAGTGGACAGAAAGGAAGTTGGAAGGACTTACAGGTTCATCGCAAGAGAACTGGGACTCAAGCTTATGCCCACAAGTCCGGCAGATTACATACCGAGGTTCTGCACGGCCCTTGGGCTGAGCGGAGAGGTTCAGAAAAAGGCGATTGAGATCATCAAGAAGGCCGAGGAGAAGGAGCTTACGAGTGGTAGAGGGCCTACCGGAGTTGCCGCCGCGGCAATATACATCGCATCCATCCTAAGCGGAGAAAGGAGAACCCAGAGAGAAGTCGCAGAGGTAGCTGGAGTCACGGAAGTTACAATCAGAAACAGGTACAAGGAGCTGGCCGAAAAACTTGGAATAGAGATAATACTCTGA
- a CDS encoding Gar1/Naf1 family protein: protein MLKKIGRVLHISKTGNVILSSVPDYLPKEGSPVYNKRMEKIGFVYDIIGPVRNPFLVVKPFKRRIIEEDILFTVVEDGRGRKGKGKGNRKEGKRKGTGKKGSRKRRNN from the coding sequence GTGCTAAAAAAAATAGGAAGGGTTTTGCACATATCAAAAACGGGTAACGTGATACTATCGTCAGTTCCGGATTATCTCCCAAAGGAGGGTTCTCCAGTATACAACAAGAGGATGGAAAAGATTGGCTTTGTTTATGACATTATCGGCCCGGTGAGGAACCCATTTCTTGTTGTAAAACCCTTCAAGAGGAGGATTATCGAGGAGGATATTCTTTTCACGGTGGTGGAAGATGGTAGAGGTAGAAAGGGTAAGGGAAAAGGAAATCGAAAGGAAGGAAAGAGAAAAGGAACTGGAAAGAAGGGAAGTAGAAAGAGAAGAAACAATTGA
- a CDS encoding OadG family transporter subunit, whose translation MDPAYVVAYGILTVFFTLAILTFAIWFLSLLFGRERGSKKEHPSGKTDVNLIAAAVSAVKAFEDEGITVPVIEREGTRWKMSYRW comes from the coding sequence ATGGATCCAGCGTACGTTGTGGCGTATGGGATTCTGACGGTATTCTTTACGCTCGCAATCCTCACATTTGCTATATGGTTCCTTTCACTGCTTTTCGGGAGGGAAAGAGGTTCGAAAAAAGAGCACCCTTCTGGCAAAACTGACGTTAATCTGATTGCTGCTGCGGTCTCAGCTGTTAAAGCCTTCGAAGATGAGGGCATAACTGTGCCCGTGATAGAGAGGGAAGGAACCAGATGGAAAATGTCCTACAGGTGGTAA
- a CDS encoding sodium ion-translocating decarboxylase subunit beta has translation MIAIALLLIYLGIYRKMEPLLLVPIGFGAMLVNIPSSDMAVNGILALFVEYLIKTEIVPLLIFLGIGALIDFGPLIANPMTFLLGAAAQIGVFVAFMLATLLGFNLAEAASIGIIGGADGPTTIYITTALSPHLLAATAVAAYSYMSLVPLIQPPVIKALTSREERRMRMKPLREVSKNEKIAFSVVVTLVTGSLVPSALPLVGMLMAGNLFRESGVTDRLAKGASEELLNIMTIILGLSIGSTMQASSFLRLDTLFVLTLGVVAFASATAGGVLLAKLMNLFLREKINPMIGAAGVSAVPMSARVVQRLAAEEDPDNFVLMHAMGPNIAGVIGTAVVAGAFIQLLGM, from the coding sequence ATGATTGCCATAGCTCTGCTTCTGATTTATCTCGGCATATACAGGAAAATGGAACCTCTCTTACTTGTTCCTATAGGGTTTGGGGCAATGCTCGTTAACATCCCATCATCGGACATGGCCGTAAACGGCATCTTGGCATTATTCGTTGAATATCTGATAAAAACCGAGATAGTCCCCCTCCTGATATTTCTGGGCATTGGTGCGCTGATAGATTTTGGGCCGCTGATAGCAAATCCGATGACCTTTCTCCTTGGTGCAGCAGCGCAGATTGGTGTCTTTGTAGCTTTCATGCTTGCAACGCTGCTCGGTTTCAATCTTGCTGAGGCTGCCAGCATAGGCATCATTGGCGGGGCGGATGGCCCCACGACAATCTATATCACCACCGCTCTCTCCCCTCATCTTCTCGCTGCAACTGCTGTTGCGGCCTACAGCTACATGTCCCTTGTCCCGCTCATTCAGCCTCCGGTCATAAAAGCACTCACGTCCCGGGAAGAGCGTAGGATGAGAATGAAGCCATTGAGAGAGGTCTCAAAAAATGAAAAAATAGCCTTTTCAGTTGTCGTAACTCTCGTAACGGGCTCCCTCGTTCCTTCAGCTTTACCACTTGTGGGCATGCTGATGGCAGGGAACCTTTTCAGGGAGAGTGGCGTTACAGACAGACTCGCAAAAGGTGCAAGCGAGGAACTGCTGAACATAATGACCATAATCCTCGGGCTGAGCATAGGCTCGACGATGCAGGCTTCCTCGTTCCTCCGGCTTGATACACTCTTCGTTCTGACGCTCGGTGTTGTTGCGTTCGCTTCAGCAACAGCAGGCGGTGTGCTCCTCGCAAAGCTGATGAACCTGTTTTTGAGGGAGAAGATAAATCCGATGATCGGTGCTGCAGGAGTTTCAGCCGTTCCGATGTCAGCGAGGGTTGTTCAGAGGCTTGCTGCTGAGGAAGATCCAGACAACTTTGTCCTGATGCATGCAATGGGGCCGAATATTGCCGGAGTCATAGGGACTGCGGTTGTTGCCGGAGCGTTCATTCAGCTACTGGGTATGTAA